The Tautonia plasticadhaerens nucleotide sequence CGCGTCCCGACCGAGGAGGGAGAGCGCGAGCTGACCACCTCGACCGACGAGGTCATGACCCGGGTCGTCGTCCCCGCCCCCAAGGGCACGAGCGCCTTCTACGAGATTCGCCAGAAGATCTCGCACGACTGGCCGATCGTCATCGCCGCGGTGAGCCTGGCGATGGACGGCGACACCGTCTCCGAGGCGTCGATCATGCTCGGCGGCGTCGCGCCGATCCCCTACCGGGCCGAGGCCGCCGAGGCCGCGATCAAGGGCAAGGCGATCGACCGCTCCACCGCCGAGGCCGCCGGCCAGGCCGCCACCGAGGGGGCCCAGCCGCTCTCGAAGAACGCCTACAAGGTCCCCCTGGTCAAGACCGCCGTCAAGCGCGCCCTGCTCCGGGCCGCCGGCGACGAGTACTGGTCGAAGATGGAGGCCTGACCTCGTGCGCTCGATGAAGCCCAAGCCGGATCCGGCGGCGGCCCCCGAGCCCGACCCCGAGGCCGCCGCCCCCCCGGCCCCCGAGCCGGCCGAGCCGCCGCCGCCCCCGGAATACCAGATGGTCGGCCCCCCCTGCGCCAAGCTCCGCAGCAAGGGCATGTACGTCTACACCGACGGCTCCTACGAGTCGCACGGCGACTACGACAACACCATCTACTGGTGCCTCCGCACCCACAAATCCTTCGGGCCCGACGACGACCTCGCCCAGAAAGACCTCTGCTGCGACCCCTCCCGGTCCTGCTACGAGCCCCTCTGAACCGGACGGGGCCGAGCCGGCCCTCCCGACACCCCCACCGCCCCGATCCGGCGATCCCCCCTGGACCGCCGGAGTCGGGGCGTTCGAGCATCCCGACGCGGCACGTTTCGCGTCGCGCCGCGGGGCCCGACGCACAGGCCGACCTCCCGACCGCACAACAGGTTAAGCCGCACACTGCCTCCCGAATCGGAGGTCCGCGCCGGGGGCCCGGGGGGCGAGTCGGCGATGGTTCCCCGATTTTCTCGCCCATGTGGGGAAAACTGCGGAGCCCTTGCAAACAAATTGTCGCTCAATTAGATTGGTCATTGAGATCGTGCTGGCGTGCCAATCGTGTCGACGATAACACACGCGAACGATTGAACTGCCCGATTGGAGACGGACAGCGACAGGTCCGAGCCACCCGGGGTCGGGGTCGCATCCATCTTCGCATGATCAGGATTCGTTCGAGACCGTCGGAGCCGGTGTCCGGCGGATCGAATTCAGGCTGAGGTCGTTCATCCATGCCGTTCGCATCCTCGTTTCGTCGTGCCTCGGCGCTCGCGCTGGCCGTCGCTAGCCTGTTTGTCGTCGCGGGTTGCTCGGGGGGAGGCGACGAGCCTGCTCCCGTCCCGAATATCACGGTGAATCCGTTAGCGGCCCCGCCGCCGGGCGGCGCGGAGACCAACGCCGGTCCCGGCTCCAGCGCCGCGACCGACTCGACCTTGAATTAAACCGATCCTCAGCCCCGCGGCCGGTCGGCGCGGCTCCCCACCCCGCGACCGACTCGCCCCTGAATCATCGCCCACCGAGGAGCTACCGCGACCTCACTCGCGGGTGGCTCGCGTTCTTTGTTTGATTTCAGGCCCGGTCGGCTCGGTCCGCCCGGGTGCGGGGCGGCGGCAGTTGACCCCGTTGTGCCGCGCCATGCCCACGGGCGAGACGCGACTCCAGCGGGGTGTGATTTCCTCTCTCATCCCTCTTCCGGAAGGCATGTCCATGGGTTGTTTCCATCGGAACGATCGACGGGGTTTCACCCTGATCGAATTGCTGGTGGTGATCGCCATCATCGGTGTCTTAATCGCCCTGCTGCTGCCCGCGGTGCAGAGCGCCCGCGAGGCGGCCCGACGCGCCCAGTGCACCAACAACCTCAAGCAGCTCGGCCTGGCGCTGGCGAACTACGAATCGTCCACCCAGTCGTTCCCGCTCGGCGGCAACAATGGCCCCGGCGGGCCGACGACCAACGACAACCGCTACTGGGGCGCCTGGAGCCCCCACGCGATGCTCCTGCCGTTCATGGAGCAGACCCAGGTCTACAACGCCATCAACTTCAACTACTTGGGCCGCAGCGACGGGAACGGCGAGCGGGGCAACTATACCGGCGTCTCCACCCGGATCAACACCCTCCTGTGCCCATCGAGTTCGCCCCCGAGGACCACCTGGAACGTTGACTCCAACCTGGGGATGAACAAGCTCTTCGCCGGCAACAACTACTTCGCCAGCACCGGCTCGTCGATCATGTGGATCGGTTGGCCGACCGACATCCCGAATGGTCTGTTCGCCGTCGGCGGCGTCCCCTTCAGCTCGCGCGACATCACGGATGGCACCTCGAACACGGTTGCCTTCGGCGAGTTCCGCACCGGCGACTACGACGACTCCAAGAACTCGATCCAGGACTTCGTGGGGATCCAATGGAATGCGAGCGCCTTCCCCAACATGCCGAACCGGAACATGGACCGGCCGCCCGGCAACATGCCGGGCCCCGGCAACGTCGGCGCCGCCGCGCTGCTGACGGATCTTCAGACCGCTGGAGCCTTGTGGGCCTCCCGGACGCCCAACAACTACGGCCAGAACCCCAGCGTTCCGAGTAACCAGCGGAGCTGGAATGGCCGGATGTGGCACGTCGGCAACTACGGCCACGCCCTGGGCAACCTGCTGGTGCCCCCGAACTCCCAGTATCCCTACATCCAGTACTGGGACTCCAACAGTGACTTCGACTCGGCCGGCATCGTCGGCCTGACGAGCCAGCACCCCGGCGGTGCCAACGTCTGTTTCGCCGACGGCTCGGTGAGGTTCCTCAAATCAACCCTCGCCTACCAGGTCCTCTGGGGGCTTGGCTCGCGAGACGGTGGCGAGGTCGTCAGCTCCGACCAGTATTGATCCCGATGCCGACCGGCCCGATCCGGCCGGCAAGGCGAGCATCGAGGCGGGGGCGGCGGGCCGGATTCGGGCCGCCGCCCCCGCCTCGTTGCGCCCGGGTCGGGGTCCGGATGGCGGCGGCGGGGCGACTCGGCCTACAATACCGGCAAGGCCCGGATCCCGGCCGGCGACGGCCCGGCCGATCCGACCGGCCCGGTGACCGGACCGCCCCGCCGGGCCTCGACGGCCGAACCCCCGAGACCGCCGATGTCCAGCCGCAACGCCGCCGGCCACCCCGCCGGCGCCCGCACCCGAATCGCCCCCGCCCGGTCGATCGACCGCCTCCGAGGCCGCCTGGCCGACGCCACCCGCGCCGAGATCCGCTTCGACCGGGGCAGTCGGGGGCTCTACGCCACGGACGCCAGCCTCTACCAGATCATGCCCGTCGGCGTGGTCGTCCCCCGCACCGTCGAGGACGTGGCCGCCACGGTCCGGGTCGCCGCCGAGGAAGGCGTGCCGATCATCCCCCGAGGCGGCGCGACCAGCCTCTCGGGCCAGGCCATCGGCGCCGGGATCGTCCTCGACGCCTCGAAGCACCTCACCCGGATCGGCACCGTCGACCGGGACCGGATGACCGTCCGTGTCCAGCCCGGCGTGGTCCTCGGCCGCCTCAATGCCGAGTTGAAGCCGCTCGGCCTGATGTTCGCCCCGGACGTCTCCACCACCGACCGCGCCACCCTCGGCGGCATGATCGGCAACAACTCCGCCGGCGCCCGGTCGCTCCGGTTCGGCAAGACGGTCGACAGCGTCCGCTCCCTCGACGTCGTGCTCGCCGACGGCTCCACCGCCACCCTCGGCCCCCTCGGCCCGGCCGAACTGGCCGCCGCCTGCGCCCTCGACGGCATCGTCGGCCGGACTCACCGGACGGTCCGGGACCTGGTGAGGGACCACGAGGATGCCATCCGGAGGCACTTCCCCCACCTGCTCCGACGGGTCAGCGGCTACAACCTCGACGAGTTCGTCCCCGGCCTCCCGGTCCGGGCCCCGCAGGCCCCCGACGACCCCTGGGCCTTCAACCTCGCCAAGCTCGTCGTCGGCTCCGAGGGCACCCTGGCCGTCGTCACCGGCGCCGAGCTGAAGCTCGTCCCCGCCCCGGAGCACCAGGGCCTCGTCGTCCTCTCCTTCGCCACCATCCCGGCCGCGCTCGACCGTCTCCAGGAGATGCTGGAGACCGGGCCCGTGGCCGTCGAGATGGTCGACCGCGCGATCATGGACCTCGCCGCGAAGAACCCGGAATACGCCAAGAGCCTCGGCTTCGCCGCCGGCCACCCCGAGGCCGTGCTCGCCGCCCAGTTCTACGCCGATTCGCATGACGAGCTGGTCGAGAAGACCGCCGACCTCGCCCGACGCTTTTCGGGCGCACCCGGCGTGCTCGGCATCCGGACCACCCTGCAGGACGCCGCCCGGGACGACTTCTGGAAGGTCCGAAAGGCCGGCTTGTCGCTGCTGATGGGCATGGTCGGCGACCCCAAGCCAGTCGCCTTCGTCGAGGACACCGCCGTCCCCGTCGAGCGGCTCCCCGCCTTCTACGACCGCTTCCGGGCCATCGTCGACCGCCACGGCACCGTCGCCTCCTGCTACGGCCACGCCGACGTCGGCTGCCTGCACATCCGCCCCGTCCTGAACATGAAGGCGCAGGAGGACGTCGACAAACTCCGATCCATCGCCGCCGAGGTCTCCGACCTCGTCCTCGAATTCGGCGGCTCCATGAGCGGCGAGCACGGCGACGGCCTCGCCCGGAGCCGGTGGAACCGCAAGCTCTTCGGCGACGAAATCTACGGCGCCTTCCGCTCCATCAAGGACGCCTTCGACCCGCACGACCTGATGAACCCCGGCAAGGTCGTCGCCGAGCCCGACCCCGGCGTCGACCTCCGCTTCGGCGCCTCCTACCGCACCCCGCTTGAGCCCCGGCAGACCGCCTTCGACTTCTCCGACCAGGGCGGCTTCGCCCGGGCCGTCGAGCTCTGCTCCGGCGTCGGCGCCTGCCGCAAGACCGGCACCGGCACCATGTGCCCCAGCTACATGGTCACCCTCGACGAGGACCACTCCACCCGAGGGCGGGCCAACCTGATGCGCCTGGTCATGTCCGGCGCCTTGCCGAGCGAGGGCATGGTCAGCGCGGATCTGGAGCGGGCCCTCGACCTCTGCCTCCAGTGCAAGGCCTGCAAGACCGAGTGCCCGTCGAACGTCGACATGTCCCGGCTCAAGTCGGAGTACCTGCACCAGAAGTATCGGACTCGGTCCATCCCGCTCGGCTCCCTGCTGGTCGCCCACGTGCATCGGCTCAACGCGATCGGCTCCGCGACGGCTCCCCTGTCGAACGCCCTGGCGAAGTGGTCCCCCGTCCGTTGGCTCATGGAGCAGATCGCCGGGTTCGACCGCCGCCGGGTCGTCCCCGAATTCGATCGGGACCATCTCCGACGCTGGTTCCGCCGCCATCGGCCGGATCCGAGGGCCGGTTCCCGGGGCCGGGTCATCCTGCTCGACGACTGCTTCACCACCTACAACCAGCCCGCCGTCGGCCGGGCCGCCGTGTCCGTGCTGGAGGCCTCCGGCTACTCGGTCGAGCTCGCCGGACTCCCCTGCTGCGGGCGGCCCGCCATCTCCAAGGGCCTGCTCGACCTCGCCGGCCACTGGGCGAGGCAGAACGTGGCGAAGCTCGCGGCCGACGCCCGAGACGGGGTGCCGATCCTCGGCTGCGAGCCCTCCTGCATCCTCACCCTGGCCGACGAGTACCGCGCCCTCCGCCTCGGCCCCGACGCCGACGCGGTGGCCGACGCCTCGATGATGATCGACCGCTTCCTCGCCGACCCCGGCCGGGTCCCCGACCTCCCCCTCCGGCCCCGGCCGGGCCGGGTCCTGCTGCACGGCCACTGCCAGCAGAAGGCGACGGTCGGCACGGCGGACACCGTCGCCGCGTTGCGTCTCATCCCCGGCCTGGAGGTGGCAACCCTCGACTCCGGCTGTTGCGGCATGGCCGGCTCGTTCGGCTACGAACTCGGCCACTACGACGTGAGCGTCGCCCTGGCCGAGCGCGTCCTCCTGCCCGCCGCCCGGGCCGAGCCGGACGCCCCCCTCCTCGCCCCCGGCTTCTCCTGCCGGAGCCAGGTCCACGGCCTGGAGGGGATCGACGCGCTCCACCCCATCGAGCTGATCGCCGCACAACTCGACGCCGCCGCCCCCACCGCGCAAGCTCCCCGTGCCGAGGCCACCCGATGACGACCGCGACCGCCCGAATCCCGTTCGCGTCGGTCCTCCTGATCACCACTCCGGTCCTCGCCATCGCGGACGGCCCCGCGCCGCCGGCCGGCCGGATCGCCGCCGACGTGGCTGCATTGGTCGGCTTCGGCACCCGGCACTCGCTCTCGGACCAGAACGACCGGGCCGCCGACTGGCTCGCAGGCCGATTCCGCGAACTCGGCTACGACGAGGTCGGTTTCCACGAGTTCGCGATCGGCGGCCGGACCCGGCGGAACGTGATCGCGACGATCCGGGGCACCTCGCACGCCGATGAGGTCGTCCTAGTCGGCGCCCACTACGATTCCCGGAACCGCCGCATCGGCGACGCCGAGGGCCCCGCCCCCGGAGCCGTCGACAACGCCTCGGGCACCGCCGCCCTGCTGGAACTGGCCCGCTCCCTCGCCGGAGACGCCGATCGGCCCGGCCGCACCGTCCGGCTCATCGCCTTCAGCGGCGAGGAGCAGGGGCTCGTCGGCTCGCGTGCCTATGCGAACACGGCGAAGGAGGCCGGCACGACGATCGCGCTGATGATCAACCTCGACATGATCGCCCACCCCATGGACGAGGACGGCCTCGCGATCGTCGTCGAGCGTGACTCCGGCCTCCGCGACCCCGAGAACGACGAGGACTCCGCCTCCTGGGCCTCCCGGCTCGAATCGCACGTCAGGGACGCCGGCCTGATCCCCAGCCCCGGCCCGCTGTACGGCAGCGACTACATGCCGTTCGAGG carries:
- a CDS encoding DUF1559 domain-containing protein — its product is MGCFHRNDRRGFTLIELLVVIAIIGVLIALLLPAVQSAREAARRAQCTNNLKQLGLALANYESSTQSFPLGGNNGPGGPTTNDNRYWGAWSPHAMLLPFMEQTQVYNAINFNYLGRSDGNGERGNYTGVSTRINTLLCPSSSPPRTTWNVDSNLGMNKLFAGNNYFASTGSSIMWIGWPTDIPNGLFAVGGVPFSSRDITDGTSNTVAFGEFRTGDYDDSKNSIQDFVGIQWNASAFPNMPNRNMDRPPGNMPGPGNVGAAALLTDLQTAGALWASRTPNNYGQNPSVPSNQRSWNGRMWHVGNYGHALGNLLVPPNSQYPYIQYWDSNSDFDSAGIVGLTSQHPGGANVCFADGSVRFLKSTLAYQVLWGLGSRDGGEVVSSDQY
- a CDS encoding FAD-binding and (Fe-S)-binding domain-containing protein: MSSRNAAGHPAGARTRIAPARSIDRLRGRLADATRAEIRFDRGSRGLYATDASLYQIMPVGVVVPRTVEDVAATVRVAAEEGVPIIPRGGATSLSGQAIGAGIVLDASKHLTRIGTVDRDRMTVRVQPGVVLGRLNAELKPLGLMFAPDVSTTDRATLGGMIGNNSAGARSLRFGKTVDSVRSLDVVLADGSTATLGPLGPAELAAACALDGIVGRTHRTVRDLVRDHEDAIRRHFPHLLRRVSGYNLDEFVPGLPVRAPQAPDDPWAFNLAKLVVGSEGTLAVVTGAELKLVPAPEHQGLVVLSFATIPAALDRLQEMLETGPVAVEMVDRAIMDLAAKNPEYAKSLGFAAGHPEAVLAAQFYADSHDELVEKTADLARRFSGAPGVLGIRTTLQDAARDDFWKVRKAGLSLLMGMVGDPKPVAFVEDTAVPVERLPAFYDRFRAIVDRHGTVASCYGHADVGCLHIRPVLNMKAQEDVDKLRSIAAEVSDLVLEFGGSMSGEHGDGLARSRWNRKLFGDEIYGAFRSIKDAFDPHDLMNPGKVVAEPDPGVDLRFGASYRTPLEPRQTAFDFSDQGGFARAVELCSGVGACRKTGTGTMCPSYMVTLDEDHSTRGRANLMRLVMSGALPSEGMVSADLERALDLCLQCKACKTECPSNVDMSRLKSEYLHQKYRTRSIPLGSLLVAHVHRLNAIGSATAPLSNALAKWSPVRWLMEQIAGFDRRRVVPEFDRDHLRRWFRRHRPDPRAGSRGRVILLDDCFTTYNQPAVGRAAVSVLEASGYSVELAGLPCCGRPAISKGLLDLAGHWARQNVAKLAADARDGVPILGCEPSCILTLADEYRALRLGPDADAVADASMMIDRFLADPGRVPDLPLRPRPGRVLLHGHCQQKATVGTADTVAALRLIPGLEVATLDSGCCGMAGSFGYELGHYDVSVALAERVLLPAARAEPDAPLLAPGFSCRSQVHGLEGIDALHPIELIAAQLDAAAPTAQAPRAEATR
- a CDS encoding M28 family metallopeptidase, with the protein product MTTATARIPFASVLLITTPVLAIADGPAPPAGRIAADVAALVGFGTRHSLSDQNDRAADWLAGRFRELGYDEVGFHEFAIGGRTRRNVIATIRGTSHADEVVLVGAHYDSRNRRIGDAEGPAPGAVDNASGTAALLELARSLAGDADRPGRTVRLIAFSGEEQGLVGSRAYANTAKEAGTTIALMINLDMIAHPMDEDGLAIVVERDSGLRDPENDEDSASWASRLESHVRDAGLIPSPGPLYGSDYMPFEAIGVPCVGLFDGADRAPFYHDEADTPDRVDPDYCAAATLATLSLIREAADPGFAPGRRGHEAP